One window of the Macaca thibetana thibetana isolate TM-01 chromosome 1, ASM2454274v1, whole genome shotgun sequence genome contains the following:
- the TMEM222 gene encoding transmembrane protein 222: protein MAEAEGGSPLLLPPPPPPPRMAEVEAPTAAETDMKQYHGSGGVAMDVERSRFPYCVVWTPIPVLTWFFPIIGHMGICTSTGVIRDFAGPYFVSEDNMAFGKPAKYWKLDPAQVYASGPNAWDTAVHDASEEYKHRMHNLCCDNCHSHVALALNLMRYNNSTNWNMVTLCFFCLLYGKYVSVGAFVKTWLPFILLLGIILTVSLVFNLR, encoded by the exons CGCCACCCCCGCCCAGGATGGCGGAAGTGGAGGCGCCGACGGCGGCCGAGACGGACATGAAGCAATATCACGGCTCCGGGGGCGTCGCCATGGACGTGGAACGGAGCCGCTTCCCTTACTGCGTGGTGTGGACGCCCATCCCGGTGCTCAC GTGGTTTTTCCCCATCATCGGCCACATGGGCATCTGCACATCCACAGGAGTCATTCGGGACTTCGCAGGCCCCTACTTTGTCTCG GAGGACAATATGGCCTTTGGAAAGCCTGCCAA GTACTGGAAGTTGGACCCTGCTCAGGTCTATGCTAGCGGGCCCAACGCGTGGGACACGGCTGTGCATGATGCCTCTGAGGAGTACAAGCACCGCATG CACAATCTCTGCTGTGACAACTGCCACTCGCACGTGGCATTGGCCCTGAATCTGATGCGCTACAACAACAGCACCAACTGGAATATGGTGACGCTCtgcttcttctgcctgctctATGGGAAGTACGTCAG TGTTGGGGCCTTCGTGAAGACCTGGCTGCCGTTCATCCTTCTCCTGGGCATCATCCTCACCGTCAGCTTGGTCTTTAACCTCCGGTGA
- the SYTL1 gene encoding synaptotagmin-like protein 1 has translation MPQRGHPSQEGLWALPSLPMAHGPKPETEGLLDLSFLTEEEQEAIAGVLQRDARLRQLEEGRVSKLRASLADPGQLKILTGDWFQEARSQRHHNAHFGSDLVRASMRRKKSARGDQAPSSDGEAEAAVKEKEEGPEPRLTIDEAPQERLRETEEPDFPSPSVPLKGSDPEEASQAQEDPGQGDLLVCAEKADPELEPAWRGGQEPRPPQAQVGGSGPRLLSRSGADSGRGALLPRAASRPRPRALRAGAGKEGAPRHLPPLQTKAESQILENGEEAPGPDPSLDRMLSSSSSVSSLNSSTLSGSQMSLSGEAEAVQVRGSVHFALHYEPGASELRVHVIQCQGLAAARRRRSDPYVKSYLLPDKQSKRKTAVKKRNLNPVFNETLRYSVPQAELQGRVLSLSVWHRESLGRNIFLGEAEVPLDTWDWGSEPTWLPLQPRVPLSPDDLPSRGLLALSLKYVPAGSEGAGLPPSGELHFWVKEARDLLPLRAGSLDTYVQCFVLPDDSRASRQRTRVVRRSLRPVFNHTMVYDGFGPADLRQACAELSLWDHGALASRQLGGTRLSLGTGSSYGLQVPWMDSTPEEKRLWQALLEQPCEWVDGLLPLRTNLAPRT, from the exons ATGCCCCAGAGGGGCCACCCATCTCAAGAGGGGCTTTGggctctgccctccctccccatgGCGCATGGGCCAAAGCCTGAGACTGAAGGACTATTGGACCTCAGCTTCCTGacagaggaggagcaggaggccaTTGCTGGTGTCCTCCAACGAGATGCCCGCCTGCGCCAGCTGGAGGAAGGGCGGGTCAG CAAGCTCCGGGCCTCACTGGCAGACCCTGGGCAGCTGAAGATCCTGAcaggggactggttccaggaagCACGCTCCCAGCGGCACCACAATGCCCACTTCGGCTCTGACCTTGTCCGAGCCTCTATGCGCAGGAAGAAGAGCGCCAGGG GAGACCAGGCTCCAAGCAGCgacggggaggctgaggctgctgtgaaagagaaggaagaggggccAGAACCCAG GCTCACCATTGATGAGGCCCCTCAGGAGAGGCTCAGGGAGACTGAG gaACCTGATTTCCCATCGCCTTCTGTCCCGCTAAAGGGTTCAGATCCTGAGGAGGCGTCCCAGGCCCAGGAAG accctggCCAAGGAGACCTGCTGGTCTGTGCCGAGAAGGCGGACCCGGAGCTGGAGCCCGCgtggaggggagggcaggagccGCGGCCCCCGCAAGCCCAGGTAGGCGGGAGTGGCCCGCGGCTGCTCTCAAGATCCGGAGCGGATTCCGGGCGGGGAGCGCTCCTGCCCAGGGCTGCGAGCCGCCCGCGACCCAGGGCGCTCCGGGCAGGGGCGGGGAAAGAAGGGGCGCCCCGTCACTTGCCCCCTCTGCAGACCAAGGCCGAGTCCCAGATCCTGGAGAACGGGGAGGAGGCCCCGGGGCCGGACCCCTCACTCGACCGCATGCTCAGTAGCAGCTCCTCGGTGTCCAGCCTTAACTCCTCCACG CTGAGCGGCAGCCAGATGAGCCTGTCCGGCGAGGCGGAGGCGGTGCAGGTCCGCGGCTCCGTGCACTTCGCGCTGCACTACGAGCCGGGTGCCTCCGAGCTGCGCGTGCACGTGATCCAGTGCCAGGGCCTGGCCGCCGCCCGACGCCGCCGCTCAGACCC CTACGTCAAAAGCTACCTCCTCCCGGATAAGCAGAGCAAGCGCAAGACGGCAGTGAAGAAACGGAATCTGAATCCGGTTTTCAACGAGACTCTCCGG TACTCCGTCCCGCAGGCCGAGCTGCAGGGCCGCGTGCTGAGCCTGTCCGTGTGGCACCGCGAAAGCCTGGGTCGCAACATCTTTCTGGGTGAAGCTGAAGTGCCCTTGGACACGTGGGACTGGGGCTCTGAGCCCACCTGGCTCCCCCTGCAGCCCCGG GTCCCACTCTCTCCCGACGACCTTCCGAGCCGCGGGCTACTCGCCCTGTCCCTCAAGTACGTCCCCGCCGGCTCCGAGG GCGCTGGACTGCCCCCGAGCGGGGAGCTGCACTTCTGGGTGAAGGAGGCTCGGGACCTCCTGCCACTGCGGGCAGGATCCCTGGACACTTACGTACAATG CTTCGTGCTGCCTGATGACAGCCGGGCCAGCCGCCAGCGTACAAGGGTTGTGCGACGCAGCCTCAGACCTGTGTTCAACCACACCATGGTGTACGATGGCTTTGGGCCTGCCGACCTGCGCCAGGCTTGTGCTGAGCTCTCCCTCTGGGACCATGGGGCCCTGGCCAGCCGCCAGCTGGGGGGCACACGCCTCAGCCTGGGCACCG GCAGCAGCTATGGGCTGCAGGTGCCCTGGATGGATTCCACACCAGAGGAGAAGCGGCTGTGGCAGGCCCTCCTGGAGCAGCCATGCGAGTGGGTGGATGGCCTTCTACCCCTCAGAACCAACCTGGCCCCCAGGACGTAG